The DNA region CAAAGAGGTGGCCTATACCACCGTGCTTTACGAGTCGCCTCATCGTTTGCTGAAAACCCTGGAGCAAATGGCAGAGGTGCTGGGTGGCGACCGCCAGGCCTCCGTATCACGCGAGCTCAGCAAGCTGCACGAAGAAACCCTCAGAGGTAGCCTGAACGAGCTGAAAAATCATTTCTCCGACAAGCCGGCACGTGGCGAAATCGTGATCGTTCTTGCAGCGGCTCAGGCGCATAAGCAATCCGATGAAGCCGACGAAACATATGTCGAAAGCTGAATATCAAACGTTTTCGCCAGCCATGCCATTTGTCATTGATTGGTCAAAAGTTGTATAATTGGAAGTAAATGACTTATTTTTGCAGCCAGTTTTAAACCTAAAACTTTGAAAATTATGTCAGAAGTAAGAGAAAAAGTCATTGCTATCATCGTTGACAAGCTCGGCGTTGAACCTTCGGAAATTACCAACGAAGCCAGCTTCACAGCTGATCTGGGTGCCGACTCGCTCGACACTGTTGAGCTCATCATGGAGTTCGAAAAAGAGTTCAACATTGCCATTCCGGACGATCAGGCCGAGAAGATTGGCACGGTAGGCGATGCCATCAAGTTTATTGAAGAAAAGTTGGGCAAATAATTGGGTTTGATATGGAGCTTAAGCGAGTAGTCGTCACCGGCATAGGTGCCGTAACCCCGATTGGCAACAATGCGCCTGCCTATTGGGAGGGATTGGTCAATGGAGCGAACGGCGCAGCTGAAATCACCCGGTTTGACTCCTCCAAGTTCAAAACCCGTTTTGCCTGCGAAGTAAAAAACTTCGACCCCCTTGCCTATTTCGACCGTAAAGAAGTTCGCAAATATGACCTTTATGCCCTGTTCGGTATTGTGGCTGCCGATGAAGCTCTGGCCGACTCGGGTTTGCTCGAAGGCAATACCGACAGGGACGAGGTAGGCGTTATCTGGTCGTCGGGCATTGGTGGGCTGATCACCTTTTTCGATGAGGTCAGCGCATTTGCCAAAGGCGATGGTACCCCGCGTTTTAATCCCTTCTTCATACCGAAGATGATTGCCGACATTACGGCAGGCCACATCAGCATCAAGCACGGATTGCGCGGACCAAACTTTGCCACAGTATCAGCCTGTGCTTCATCGGCCAACAGCCTGGTTGACGCTTTCAACTACATCAGGCTCGGCAAAGCAGTAGCTTTTGTTGCCGGAGGTTCCGAAGCCTCAATCAACGAAGCCGGGGTGGGCGGCTTCAATGCCATGCATGCCCTATCGACCCGCAACGATGATCCGCTGACCGCCAGCCGGCCGTTCGACAAAGACCGCGACGGTTTTGTCATTGGCGAAGGTGGCGGAGGCATTATCCTCGAAGAACTCGAACACGCACTTGCGCGCGGTGCAAAAATTTATGCCGAAGTGGGCGGTGCCGGACTCTCGGCCGATGCCAACCACATGACCTCACCCCATCCCGAAGGATTGGGCGCCATGCTGAGCATGAAGCGCGCACTGGACGATGCCGGATTGCAAATCACCGATATTCAGCACATTAATACCCACGGCACCTCAACCCCGCTGGGCGATATCGCCGAAACCAAAGCCATCCGCGCCCTGTTTGGTGACCATGCTCCAAGCATTAGCATCAACTCCACCAAGTCGATGACTGGTCACCTGCTTGGAGGCGCAGGCGTAATCGAGGCCATCGCCACCTTGCTGGCAGTTAAAAACGACATCGTTCCCCCCACCATCAACCACTTCACCGACGACCCCGAAATCGACAACACCCTCGATTTTACCTTTGGCAAAGCCAGACATCGCCAGGTGAACGCTGCCCTGACCAACACCTTTGGTTTTGGAGGCCACAACGTATCCATCATCCTGAAAAAATACGTGCCCTGACAATCGTCGCAGGAACTCATCAACACACATTCTGCTTTGGGTTGGAAATTTTTCAGATTCCCCTTCAGGCCGAATAAGGCAAACGAAAGCAGCCTGATAAAAGCTATCAGAAACATTTTCGGGTTCTCACCCGGAAATGTTTTTTTGTATGAGCTGGCTTTCAAGCATAAATCGGCTTCCAATGAGGTGATCAACGGCTACAAAATCAGTAACGAGCGACTGGAATATCTGGGCGATGCGGTGCTGGGTGCAGTTGTTGCCGATTATCTTTTCAAGCGATTCCCCTACAAATCAGAAGGTTTCCTTA from Bacteroidota bacterium includes:
- a CDS encoding acyl carrier protein, whose amino-acid sequence is MSEVREKVIAIIVDKLGVEPSEITNEASFTADLGADSLDTVELIMEFEKEFNIAIPDDQAEKIGTVGDAIKFIEEKLGK
- the fabF gene encoding beta-ketoacyl-ACP synthase II yields the protein MELKRVVVTGIGAVTPIGNNAPAYWEGLVNGANGAAEITRFDSSKFKTRFACEVKNFDPLAYFDRKEVRKYDLYALFGIVAADEALADSGLLEGNTDRDEVGVIWSSGIGGLITFFDEVSAFAKGDGTPRFNPFFIPKMIADITAGHISIKHGLRGPNFATVSACASSANSLVDAFNYIRLGKAVAFVAGGSEASINEAGVGGFNAMHALSTRNDDPLTASRPFDKDRDGFVIGEGGGGIILEELEHALARGAKIYAEVGGAGLSADANHMTSPHPEGLGAMLSMKRALDDAGLQITDIQHINTHGTSTPLGDIAETKAIRALFGDHAPSISINSTKSMTGHLLGGAGVIEAIATLLAVKNDIVPPTINHFTDDPEIDNTLDFTFGKARHRQVNAALTNTFGFGGHNVSIILKKYVP